One genomic region from Blastopirellula marina encodes:
- a CDS encoding DUF1588 domain-containing protein: protein MKHAVSRMVRLAAQGAVLSIATIAAATTYANETSIQRYVTKYCLDCHGSDSPEGDVVLAELHTTTNVGLLFGTFDQSALHNMPPEDAEQPSSAERAEFLRSLDAYLKAKGHDRTSQPGNGNLIDHALLFTEPTVRKAATPSRIWRLDVDSFIERARKVTNNQSLFYDNRNNAKPVSLPYQTPDHTFLDFAAVHSFDGSTTEMLLLESDLIVNQFMSRQWSRYEKQARGDQHQLWSSIFSAMTGQLPEPGQLESLVELHSKSKDNLGEAVANRLTVKAILLRPHVLFRFELGAGEPDPYGRRYLSPTETAVALGYAVDVAGPDAKLTSAIEPLDLDDRQTLRSIMRPYLKTDAMQARLLRFAHEYFEYPRAEEVFKDADKYDYQPERLVDDADQFILKIIDEDQDVLRNWLTSRDYYVRGMFNYTGTKLSPIRRENGYKDYHRNYNLAPELIGKNPEWFELPPAERAGILTHPAWLLAFSDNEKNQAIQRGRWVTTKLLGGMVPDAPVEVDARLPEDESLTLREKMHVTKASQCIHCHRHMDPLGLPFEQYDLFGQFRTEEKEKPVVTTGTLWGNEVPGPIPYVTQLAQSRQTKQVFLRHVFRFFMGRNETIDDAPTLIDMETAYDQSHGSLKATVLSLLTSDSFLYRVSEPAMDNAS, encoded by the coding sequence ATGAAACACGCCGTATCACGTATGGTTCGACTCGCCGCCCAAGGGGCTGTGCTGTCGATTGCTACCATCGCGGCCGCGACGACCTATGCCAACGAGACGAGCATTCAGCGGTACGTCACGAAATACTGCCTGGATTGTCACGGCAGCGATTCGCCCGAAGGGGATGTGGTTCTTGCGGAACTCCATACGACAACCAATGTCGGTCTGCTGTTCGGCACGTTCGATCAATCGGCACTACATAACATGCCGCCCGAAGATGCCGAACAACCCTCCTCCGCCGAGCGTGCCGAGTTCCTGCGTTCGCTCGATGCGTATTTAAAAGCGAAGGGGCACGATCGCACGAGTCAGCCTGGCAACGGCAACCTGATCGATCACGCCCTGCTCTTCACCGAGCCAACGGTCCGCAAAGCAGCGACCCCTTCGCGTATTTGGCGACTCGACGTCGATTCTTTTATCGAGCGGGCCCGGAAGGTCACGAACAATCAGAGCCTGTTTTACGACAACCGCAACAACGCTAAACCAGTTTCGTTGCCATACCAGACGCCTGACCATACATTTCTCGATTTCGCAGCGGTTCACTCGTTTGACGGTTCGACGACCGAAATGCTGCTGTTGGAAAGCGATTTGATCGTCAATCAATTCATGAGCCGCCAGTGGAGTCGTTACGAGAAGCAAGCGCGAGGGGACCAACATCAATTATGGAGTTCGATCTTCTCAGCAATGACCGGCCAGCTGCCTGAACCAGGCCAACTGGAATCGCTTGTCGAACTTCACTCGAAGAGCAAGGATAATCTGGGAGAAGCGGTAGCAAACCGCCTGACGGTTAAGGCCATTCTTCTCAGGCCCCACGTATTGTTTCGGTTCGAGCTTGGAGCAGGCGAACCGGATCCATACGGACGGCGTTACCTGAGCCCTACGGAAACTGCCGTCGCACTAGGCTACGCGGTCGATGTCGCTGGCCCTGATGCGAAGCTGACCAGCGCAATCGAGCCTCTCGACCTCGACGATCGGCAAACGCTGCGGTCGATTATGCGGCCTTACCTCAAAACCGACGCGATGCAGGCTCGCCTGTTGCGTTTCGCCCACGAGTACTTTGAATATCCGCGTGCCGAAGAGGTATTCAAAGATGCCGATAAGTACGACTACCAGCCTGAACGGCTTGTGGATGATGCCGACCAATTCATCTTGAAGATCATTGACGAAGACCAGGACGTTCTGCGGAATTGGCTGACTTCACGTGACTACTACGTTCGCGGGATGTTCAACTATACGGGAACCAAACTCTCGCCGATTCGTCGAGAAAACGGCTACAAGGATTATCACCGCAACTACAACCTGGCCCCTGAACTGATTGGCAAGAATCCCGAATGGTTCGAGCTGCCCCCAGCAGAACGAGCCGGCATCTTGACTCACCCGGCCTGGCTGTTGGCGTTCTCGGACAACGAAAAAAACCAGGCCATCCAGCGTGGCCGCTGGGTTACCACGAAGCTTCTTGGGGGAATGGTTCCCGATGCTCCCGTCGAAGTGGATGCCCGCCTGCCAGAAGACGAGTCGCTGACTCTTCGCGAGAAGATGCACGTGACCAAAGCCTCGCAGTGTATTCATTGCCATCGCCATATGGACCCACTCGGCTTGCCGTTTGAACAATACGATCTGTTCGGTCAGTTCCGTACTGAAGAAAAGGAGAAGCCAGTCGTGACCACCGGTACCCTCTGGGGTAATGAGGTGCCGGGTCCGATTCCTTACGTGACCCAGTTGGCTCAGTCGCGTCAGACGAAACAAGTCTTCCTGCGTCACGTCTTCCGCTTCTTCATGGGACGCAATGAAACGATCGACGACGCTCCGACACTCATCGATATGGAAACTGCCTACGACCAGTCCCACGGAAGCTTGAAAGCGACGGTGCTTTCGCTGCTGACTTCCGATTCGTTCCTTTATCGGGTCAGCGAACCTGCCATGGATAACGCATCATGA
- a CDS encoding FecR domain-containing protein, with the protein MPEPEHPLLDRWLEDTLSNQEEQQLSDWLKQDPQNMRTFVEANIREQQLKDAVRSVTQAQQASQRVEVMPPRRRSSFPLKTTLGLALALSVLVVVWLVLPKPATSVQVNVIALADAQLTGVNGKLSVGKSLSLGSFRLDSGTMELMLPRNVRVEFIAPVEAVFEGETRLRLIEGCMSADVGDGGKGFTVVTAAGNVVDLGTSFGLEVERDGESRVAVFSGTVEFHPAESMSSLEVVTLTEGEALRFSARAGLRRWQQVALAADRVGLPRIANAGVVREVHDNLGEGELRPFYAVIPEGMKPGALAFNDKPNPVWGAVPGQEFPAWLNGADLIRTYYHFRFIKDYELTLDLNEPADVYLLVVSPGEIPPWVAERFQPTGASIRAGTWHPTMGDHPAASVESDGPYLNFEIWKCEAQAGEFKLGAPLQKRLPGGHSMMYGLAVKARTSS; encoded by the coding sequence ATGCCTGAGCCAGAACATCCGCTTCTCGATCGCTGGCTGGAAGACACCCTTTCCAACCAGGAAGAGCAACAGCTGAGCGATTGGCTCAAGCAAGACCCACAGAACATGCGGACCTTCGTCGAAGCGAATATCCGCGAACAGCAACTCAAAGATGCAGTGCGTTCGGTAACGCAGGCCCAACAGGCCAGCCAGCGTGTCGAGGTGATGCCTCCGCGACGCCGGTCATCATTTCCCCTGAAAACAACACTCGGTTTGGCGCTCGCCCTGAGTGTGCTGGTCGTGGTCTGGTTGGTGCTGCCCAAGCCTGCTACCAGCGTGCAGGTCAACGTGATCGCCTTAGCCGACGCGCAACTGACGGGTGTCAATGGGAAGTTGTCGGTCGGGAAAAGCTTGTCGCTCGGGTCATTTCGTCTCGACAGCGGCACGATGGAACTGATGCTGCCGCGCAACGTCCGCGTGGAGTTTATCGCACCGGTCGAGGCTGTTTTCGAGGGCGAGACGCGTCTCCGCTTGATAGAAGGATGCATGAGCGCCGATGTAGGGGACGGAGGAAAAGGTTTTACCGTGGTGACGGCGGCAGGCAATGTCGTCGATTTGGGAACCAGCTTTGGCCTGGAAGTGGAACGGGATGGAGAGTCGCGCGTCGCCGTGTTCTCAGGTACCGTCGAGTTTCATCCAGCCGAGTCGATGTCTTCGCTAGAGGTCGTTACGCTAACCGAAGGGGAAGCCCTGCGATTCTCGGCCCGGGCAGGCTTGCGGCGATGGCAACAGGTTGCTCTGGCTGCCGATCGAGTGGGCCTCCCTCGCATCGCTAACGCCGGCGTTGTTCGTGAGGTGCACGACAACCTCGGAGAAGGCGAACTTCGTCCATTCTACGCGGTGATTCCCGAGGGAATGAAGCCAGGGGCGTTGGCCTTCAACGACAAGCCGAATCCCGTGTGGGGAGCCGTGCCTGGACAGGAGTTTCCTGCGTGGCTAAACGGAGCCGATCTCATTCGCACCTACTACCACTTCCGCTTCATTAAAGACTACGAGCTCACCCTCGATTTGAACGAGCCGGCAGATGTTTATCTTCTGGTCGTTTCGCCTGGGGAAATCCCACCTTGGGTGGCCGAGCGTTTTCAGCCAACCGGCGCATCAATTCGTGCCGGTACTTGGCATCCTACAATGGGGGACCATCCGGCTGCCTCGGTTGAAAGTGACGGACCTTATCTCAACTTTGAGATCTGGAAATGCGAGGCCCAGGCTGGCGAGTTTAAACTGGGGGCTCCTCTCCAGAAGCGTCTTCCCGGCGGTCATTCCATGATGTACGGCCTGGCCGTGAAAGCGCGGACTTCCTCGTGA
- a CDS encoding sigma-70 family RNA polymerase sigma factor, whose product MLTNEQQMQFTRLWTDAQPVVSHYVESLVSDVWAARDIVQNTSMTLLQKFEQYDPARPFPAWALGIAKFEILSNRRDLARSRIVCDPDLLEQYTAAWVEISPQIGDEALALRQCVSKLQKSQQELLRLRYVENMNSDDIATQFGRTATSIRTTLHRIRQALRRCIEGHLPERGAV is encoded by the coding sequence ATGCTGACAAATGAACAACAGATGCAATTCACGCGGCTATGGACCGATGCCCAACCGGTTGTTAGCCACTACGTCGAGTCGCTGGTGAGCGATGTCTGGGCGGCACGCGATATTGTGCAGAATACGTCGATGACTCTCCTGCAGAAATTCGAGCAGTACGACCCGGCACGCCCCTTTCCTGCATGGGCTTTGGGAATCGCCAAGTTCGAGATCCTCAGCAATCGACGTGACCTGGCCCGTAGCCGAATCGTTTGCGATCCAGACCTTCTCGAGCAGTACACGGCGGCCTGGGTCGAGATCTCACCGCAGATAGGGGACGAAGCACTGGCCTTACGGCAATGCGTCAGCAAGCTGCAGAAGTCGCAGCAGGAGCTGCTGCGGCTGCGCTACGTCGAGAATATGAACTCCGACGATATCGCCACGCAGTTCGGACGAACGGCAACCAGCATTCGTACGACGCTCCACCGGATTCGCCAGGCCCTACGTCGCTGCATCGAAGGTCATCTGCCAGAACGAGGAGCAGTCTGA
- a CDS encoding helix-turn-helix domain-containing protein has protein sequence MITHTFLEFEAYASAVGDADLKMVLPRIDKPRWEISEFHVDEFHLQFGSEWSGNIAEGVTRPDGRILFIPLHGRHHANGMPLAENSVFVMNASSEFTISVQEPHDWCSVFLPIESALIPSNRPDSRTSSTYSVELEDQTVAKIRWLLTQLHDSIQCNPEILKKSAARSAIKDDLLNVCRNVTSANQLPASTTGRPPLSRDKVIRALRDLMATHSHECLTIEDFTQSLDISERSLRNVFLEYYGMPPRKYLMIQRLNQVRNVLKAADPEETTVTAVAAHFGFWHFGRFAGAYHKVFQESPSTTLYRGCQPC, from the coding sequence GTGATTACACACACGTTTTTAGAGTTCGAGGCCTATGCTTCTGCAGTCGGCGATGCCGACTTGAAAATGGTGCTGCCTCGCATCGATAAACCACGTTGGGAGATTTCTGAATTCCACGTGGATGAGTTTCATCTTCAATTTGGCAGCGAGTGGAGTGGGAACATTGCAGAAGGGGTGACTCGCCCTGATGGAAGAATCTTGTTTATTCCGCTGCATGGCCGTCATCACGCCAACGGCATGCCACTGGCCGAGAACTCGGTATTTGTGATGAACGCGTCGAGCGAGTTCACGATCAGCGTTCAAGAGCCCCATGATTGGTGTTCCGTGTTTCTCCCGATAGAGTCGGCCCTGATCCCGTCGAATCGTCCCGATTCCCGGACCTCATCGACATACTCGGTCGAATTAGAAGATCAGACAGTCGCCAAGATTCGCTGGCTATTAACTCAACTGCATGACTCGATTCAGTGTAATCCTGAAATCCTCAAGAAGAGTGCCGCACGCAGTGCTATCAAAGACGATCTGCTCAACGTCTGCCGCAACGTTACGTCGGCGAACCAACTGCCAGCTTCCACGACGGGGCGACCTCCCCTCAGTCGAGACAAAGTGATCCGGGCACTACGGGATCTCATGGCAACGCATTCCCATGAATGTTTAACGATCGAAGACTTCACGCAATCGCTAGATATATCAGAGCGCTCACTACGAAATGTGTTTCTCGAGTATTATGGCATGCCTCCCCGCAAGTACCTGATGATTCAACGATTGAACCAGGTCCGCAATGTTCTGAAAGCTGCCGATCCCGAAGAAACAACCGTGACTGCCGTTGCCGCGCATTTTGGTTTCTGGCATTTCGGCCGCTTTGCCGGGGCTTATCATAAAGTCTTTCAGGAGTCCCCCTCGACCACTCTGTATCGCGGCTGTCAGCCCTGCTGA
- a CDS encoding aminotransferase class V-fold PLP-dependent enzyme, whose translation MSDFLLEPDVIFLNHGSFGACPALVFDKYQHWHRQLERQPVRFLQRELPGLLADARRQLADYLGARSTEVTFVANPTFAANTIARCLPLASGDEVLISDQEYGACRFAFQFAAQQKGFRIVEQSIPLPVETDEAIVEAFWQGVTKNTKLIFISHITSTTALTLPVAKICQRAREAGILTMIDGAHAPGQIDMNLEEIGADFYTATCHKWMCAPKGSGMFYVREDRQHLIDPLVVGWGWGPEKTFHRENDFISNHEWLGTYDPAAYLTVPTAIDWHKTYFTQEVRQRSCDLARMAVDLSAQIDGIERVHPDAFFRQMGLIDITAHQVEDHVQLKTHLYDAYKIEVPVIRWKDRTLIRVSSHAYTTEQHIHTFVQALKETFST comes from the coding sequence ATGTCTGATTTTCTGCTTGAACCCGATGTTATTTTCTTGAACCACGGCTCGTTCGGGGCCTGTCCGGCGTTGGTGTTCGACAAGTACCAGCACTGGCACCGCCAACTCGAACGCCAGCCGGTGCGGTTCCTGCAGCGTGAACTGCCCGGCTTACTAGCCGATGCTCGCCGCCAGCTGGCAGATTACCTGGGAGCACGCTCAACCGAGGTCACGTTTGTTGCTAACCCTACGTTCGCTGCTAATACGATCGCGCGTTGTCTTCCTTTGGCCAGTGGGGATGAAGTGCTGATTTCGGATCAGGAATACGGTGCCTGTCGCTTCGCGTTTCAGTTTGCCGCCCAGCAAAAAGGCTTCCGCATCGTCGAGCAATCGATTCCTCTGCCGGTCGAAACAGACGAGGCGATCGTCGAGGCCTTCTGGCAAGGCGTCACCAAGAACACCAAGCTGATCTTTATCAGTCACATTACTTCGACCACCGCGCTCACTCTGCCGGTGGCTAAGATCTGCCAGCGTGCCCGCGAGGCGGGCATTCTGACGATGATCGACGGGGCCCATGCCCCCGGTCAGATCGACATGAACCTGGAGGAGATTGGAGCCGACTTTTATACGGCGACATGTCACAAGTGGATGTGTGCCCCCAAGGGTTCCGGCATGTTCTACGTCCGGGAAGACCGTCAGCATCTGATCGATCCGCTGGTCGTCGGCTGGGGATGGGGCCCTGAAAAGACCTTCCATCGCGAGAACGACTTCATATCGAACCACGAATGGTTAGGGACTTACGATCCCGCCGCCTACTTGACCGTGCCCACCGCGATCGATTGGCACAAGACCTACTTCACCCAGGAAGTCCGCCAGCGATCGTGCGACCTGGCGCGGATGGCCGTTGACCTGTCGGCTCAAATCGACGGCATCGAGCGAGTTCATCCCGATGCGTTCTTTCGCCAGATGGGCCTGATCGATATCACTGCTCATCAGGTCGAAGATCACGTCCAGCTCAAGACGCATCTATACGATGCGTACAAAATCGAAGTGCCGGTGATCCGTTGGAAAGATCGCACGCTGATCCGAGTTTCATCGCATGCTTACACGACCGAGCAGCACATCCACACGTTCGTCCAGGCATTGAAGGAAACCTTCAGCACCTAG
- a CDS encoding cis-3-hydroxy-L-proline dehydratase → MEIARIFAHQVDLPLVETNYKWAQGKSVSTFDSTIVGVETKCGLIGYGEVCPLGPVYLPAYAAGVRAGLKELAPHLIGLDPREPAKLNEVMDFALKGHPYVKSGIDIACWDILGKFTQLPICELLGGRFGESVELYRAISQLPPDEMAANVAKYREEGYRRFQLKVGGDANTDIERIEATRNVLAPSDRLVADANTGWVLHEAIRVVRAVKHLDVYIEQPCVTYEECLTVRQKTDHPFVLDENIDSLHAFLRAKSDNAMDVVNLKISKLGGLTRTRQLRDLCVSTGIAMTLEDSWGGDITTAAIAHLAHSTPEAFRFTSTDFNSYVTVSTADGAPQRVDGRMKASTQPGLGIQVREDVLGPKVVDVC, encoded by the coding sequence ATGGAAATCGCACGTATCTTTGCCCACCAGGTCGACCTTCCGCTGGTCGAAACGAATTACAAATGGGCCCAAGGAAAGTCAGTCTCGACGTTCGACTCCACCATTGTGGGTGTCGAGACCAAATGCGGACTGATCGGCTACGGCGAGGTCTGCCCGCTCGGCCCAGTCTATTTGCCTGCCTACGCGGCCGGCGTGCGAGCGGGCCTGAAGGAGCTGGCACCTCACTTGATCGGCCTCGATCCGCGAGAACCGGCCAAGCTAAACGAGGTGATGGACTTCGCCCTCAAGGGACATCCGTACGTGAAGTCAGGCATCGACATCGCTTGCTGGGACATCCTGGGGAAGTTCACACAGTTGCCCATCTGCGAACTGCTTGGCGGGCGCTTCGGCGAGTCGGTCGAGCTGTACCGGGCTATCTCGCAACTTCCGCCTGACGAGATGGCCGCCAACGTCGCGAAATACCGCGAAGAAGGCTACCGCCGGTTTCAATTGAAAGTGGGGGGCGACGCTAACACCGACATCGAGCGGATCGAAGCGACCCGCAACGTATTGGCCCCTTCCGATCGCCTGGTGGCCGATGCCAACACCGGCTGGGTTCTGCACGAAGCGATTCGCGTCGTGCGAGCCGTAAAGCATCTGGATGTCTACATCGAACAGCCGTGCGTAACGTATGAGGAATGTTTGACCGTTCGCCAGAAAACCGATCATCCGTTTGTGCTGGATGAAAACATCGACAGCCTACATGCTTTCCTGCGAGCCAAGTCCGACAACGCCATGGACGTGGTGAACTTGAAAATTAGCAAGCTGGGCGGGCTGACTCGCACGCGGCAGCTTCGCGACCTATGCGTATCGACCGGCATTGCCATGACACTGGAAGATAGCTGGGGTGGCGACATCACCACCGCTGCGATCGCTCACCTGGCCCATAGCACGCCGGAAGCGTTCCGTTTCACCTCGACCGACTTCAACAGCTACGTCACCGTCAGCACGGCGGATGGAGCACCGCAGCGGGTTGACGGTCGGATGAAAGCTTCCACGCAGCCAGGGCTCGGTATTCAAGTCCGCGAGGATGTTCTCGGACCGAAGGTTGTCGATGTCTGCTAG
- a CDS encoding AraC family transcriptional regulator produces MNPRTKMLEAITSQSIRSVDVGLLAELFDSTHDMAFFVKDAQGRYVAVNDSLVQRHGWREKRDVLGKRSSDICEGELGTIPSQQDQRVLKTGKALLNQLEMQWYRPPVMTWCLTTKLPMRDVKGKIVGLIGFSKDVKAQVEPDEIPAAFASALAEFEQELSPEVTPLWFAERCQLSARRLASLTRKVFDLTPGQFIAKIRIDTATRLLRETDLSVSEVAHRCGYYDHSAFTRAFRKATGTTPRSFRQLAT; encoded by the coding sequence GTGAATCCGCGCACAAAAATGCTCGAAGCGATCACCTCGCAAAGCATCCGTAGCGTTGACGTCGGATTGCTGGCCGAGCTGTTTGATAGCACACACGACATGGCGTTCTTCGTGAAGGACGCCCAGGGGCGCTACGTGGCCGTGAACGACTCGCTGGTGCAGCGTCATGGCTGGCGCGAGAAACGCGACGTGCTCGGCAAGCGATCGTCCGATATCTGCGAAGGAGAGCTGGGGACGATTCCCTCGCAACAAGATCAGCGAGTACTGAAGACCGGCAAGGCTTTGCTCAACCAGTTGGAAATGCAGTGGTATCGTCCGCCGGTGATGACCTGGTGCCTGACCACCAAGCTGCCGATGCGCGATGTCAAGGGAAAGATCGTCGGCCTGATCGGCTTTTCCAAAGACGTCAAAGCACAGGTCGAACCCGACGAAATCCCAGCTGCGTTCGCCAGCGCGCTGGCGGAGTTCGAACAAGAATTGTCCCCTGAGGTCACGCCGTTATGGTTTGCCGAAAGGTGCCAACTATCGGCCCGGCGACTGGCCAGCCTGACTAGGAAGGTGTTCGACTTAACGCCAGGACAATTCATTGCAAAAATAAGAATAGATACAGCTACCAGGCTGCTCCGCGAGACCGACCTGTCCGTTTCGGAGGTAGCTCATCGGTGTGGCTATTACGACCACAGTGCGTTTACCCGGGCGTTCCGCAAAGCGACCGGCACCACCCCCAGGTCGTTTCGACAACTGGCAACCTGA
- a CDS encoding aminopeptidase P family protein, whose amino-acid sequence MRHQALDSKLFIDNRAKLTSLLPKNSLAVVNANDVLPTNADGSLKLVPNADLFYLSGIEQEESILMLYPDAFEPKNREVLFLREPTELLQIWEGTKLTQERATEISGIPTVKWLKDFPLALRDAMLSADEVFLNSNEHRRAAVTVETRDERFVEQCKRDYPLHTYRRLAPLLHKLRAVKSDLEVDLIKKAIEITDKGFHRLLHFLKPGVTEFEIEAELIHEYTRNRGAFAYTPIVASGKNACGLHYIDNDQVCQDGDLVLVDTGSNYGNYNSDLTRTVPVNGKFTKRQRDVYDAVLRVMRASIAGAVVGKAHRDWQHEAQLMMNDELLGLGLITKEQIAEHTREKPACKKYFMHGLGHPMGLDVHDVAPLDAPFAPGWVLTVEPGIYLPDEGFAVRLENDILITEDGPVDLMKDIPVEADHIESIMQEATAAR is encoded by the coding sequence ATGCGACACCAAGCTCTCGACTCGAAGCTCTTCATTGATAACCGGGCCAAACTGACCAGCCTGCTTCCCAAAAACTCGCTGGCGGTTGTCAACGCCAATGACGTGTTGCCGACCAATGCGGATGGCAGCCTGAAGTTGGTTCCCAATGCCGACCTCTTCTATCTTTCGGGCATCGAACAGGAAGAATCGATCCTGATGCTGTATCCGGATGCCTTCGAGCCAAAGAACCGGGAAGTGCTGTTCCTTCGTGAACCGACCGAACTGCTGCAGATCTGGGAAGGAACCAAGCTGACCCAGGAGCGTGCTACCGAGATTTCTGGGATTCCAACAGTGAAATGGTTGAAGGACTTCCCGCTAGCACTCCGCGATGCGATGCTCAGCGCGGACGAAGTGTTCCTTAATTCCAACGAACATCGCCGGGCTGCTGTCACCGTTGAAACCCGCGACGAACGCTTCGTTGAGCAATGCAAACGCGATTACCCGCTGCATACCTATCGCCGTCTGGCTCCGCTGCTGCATAAGCTGCGGGCCGTGAAGTCGGATCTCGAAGTCGACCTGATCAAGAAGGCGATCGAGATCACAGATAAGGGCTTTCATCGCCTGCTGCATTTCCTGAAGCCCGGGGTAACCGAGTTTGAAATCGAGGCAGAGCTGATCCACGAATACACCCGCAACCGTGGTGCGTTTGCTTACACGCCGATCGTGGCTTCCGGTAAGAACGCGTGCGGTTTGCACTACATCGATAACGATCAGGTCTGCCAGGATGGTGACCTGGTGCTGGTCGACACGGGATCGAACTACGGCAATTACAACTCTGACCTAACGCGCACCGTGCCGGTCAATGGAAAGTTCACCAAGCGGCAGCGCGACGTGTACGATGCCGTCTTACGCGTAATGCGGGCGTCAATCGCCGGGGCGGTTGTCGGCAAGGCGCATCGCGACTGGCAGCACGAAGCACAGCTGATGATGAATGACGAACTGCTCGGCCTGGGCCTGATTACCAAGGAGCAAATCGCCGAGCATACCCGCGAGAAGCCGGCGTGCAAGAAGTACTTCATGCACGGTCTGGGACACCCGATGGGCCTGGATGTGCACGATGTCGCACCGCTCGATGCTCCGTTCGCCCCAGGCTGGGTGCTGACGGTGGAACCAGGCATTTATCTGCCTGACGAAGGGTTCGCCGTGCGTCTGGAGAATGATATCTTGATCACCGAGGATGGTCCGGTCGACTTGATGAAAGACATTCCGGTCGAAGCCGATCACATCGAATCGATCATGCAGGAAGCGACAGCCGCCCGGTAA
- a CDS encoding Lpg1974 family pore-forming outer membrane protein: MMSIQTLAVAALFQLAAIASPLVLSAHAEVRPTSAASRPVTAGRPASANQMVARPMPPQDVPQTVRPVSHVEMTTSMASESVLESEVFMDSAPMPMGYQSCDSNCCEAHWFAGFEATFLKPHFTSNPAYTLMESDGTSFENYTDVDFTYDMQFAPRVFLGLQGEEIGLRATWWHFDNDPSVLTAQPPANGFGSITPPSFGSVDISTTVPGSTFQAGTGLTAYSIDLDVTRQFCLSRWRIGAFGGLRYAEIDQKYLAQTSNASGTLTGQIDYQHGMSGIGPTMGMYASVPVATRIELFSEARGSLLFGEATSTLTAGEDLDLTTPFTTTTSTSRDEVMTIGEIELGLRWTGCKRQCWQPFGSVALEGQTWGDAGNATSEDGSVGFFGFNASFGFQL, from the coding sequence ATGATGTCAATTCAAACGCTAGCAGTTGCCGCTCTGTTTCAACTCGCGGCTATCGCTTCGCCACTGGTACTCAGCGCCCATGCCGAGGTCCGTCCGACGTCGGCCGCCAGTCGGCCAGTTACTGCGGGCAGGCCTGCGTCAGCCAATCAAATGGTTGCCCGGCCCATGCCGCCGCAGGACGTCCCTCAGACGGTTCGTCCTGTCTCGCATGTCGAGATGACCACCAGCATGGCCTCCGAGTCGGTTCTCGAATCGGAAGTATTCATGGACTCGGCACCTATGCCAATGGGCTACCAGTCGTGCGATTCTAATTGCTGTGAAGCCCACTGGTTTGCCGGCTTCGAGGCGACCTTCCTCAAGCCTCACTTCACCTCCAATCCGGCGTATACGTTGATGGAGTCCGACGGGACTAGCTTCGAGAATTACACCGATGTCGATTTCACCTACGACATGCAGTTTGCCCCGCGGGTATTCCTTGGTTTGCAAGGGGAAGAGATTGGACTGCGGGCCACCTGGTGGCATTTCGATAACGATCCTTCGGTGCTGACCGCCCAGCCGCCTGCAAACGGCTTTGGCTCGATCACGCCTCCTTCGTTTGGCTCGGTCGATATCTCGACCACCGTTCCAGGAAGCACATTTCAAGCAGGCACCGGTCTGACGGCCTACTCGATTGATCTCGACGTTACGCGTCAGTTCTGTCTTTCGCGCTGGAGAATCGGTGCGTTTGGCGGCTTACGTTATGCTGAGATCGATCAGAAGTACCTCGCCCAAACGAGCAACGCTTCGGGGACCCTCACCGGCCAAATCGATTACCAGCACGGCATGTCTGGCATCGGTCCTACAATGGGCATGTATGCTTCGGTTCCGGTTGCTACCCGCATCGAACTTTTCTCGGAAGCTCGCGGCTCGCTTTTATTCGGCGAAGCGACAAGCACCTTGACCGCTGGCGAAGACCTTGACCTGACCACCCCCTTCACCACCACGACTTCCACCAGCCGTGATGAAGTGATGACGATCGGTGAGATCGAGCTAGGCCTCCGCTGGACAGGCTGCAAGCGACAGTGCTGGCAACCCTTTGGCAGCGTGGCCCTGGAAGGTCAGACCTGGGGAGACGCCGGCAATGCAACCAGCGAAGACGGAAGCGTTGGCTTCTTCGGCTTCAACGCTTCCTTCGGTTTTCAGCTGTAA